One Brassica oleracea var. oleracea cultivar TO1000 chromosome C7, BOL, whole genome shotgun sequence genomic window carries:
- the LOC106305138 gene encoding F-box/kelch-repeat protein At4g29370 translates to MIPKEEVEPPQKKAKLPPPPPPPPPPPLNHQPCLSFSSLPNDITLNFFARIPKSYYPKISLVSKTFRSLLSSSELYAARFQMGTTVTCLYICLEYSTEHFTDPSPRWFSLYVKPKRNLTDGRTREKSSGNLLVPVPKHSPPPPPPHASSTIMTGSQIYVFGGPLDDNVRRYSSAVRVYECRNKTWRNLPNMNMERFYASACVHDDKIYVMGGCIARSMHESWFEMFDIKTQTWKTLPPNPDLHVRLGCKKVRKIGVVHEKIYVKTEIELRDWVYDMKEKKWSVADVGLSVNWSNSWCVIDNVMFSYSRLRYVWYDLKNGTWKDVRGLEVLKKYRSFSSHVNPNGRVGSVVELVNYGGKLVIIWDRFERRGRSQNKNIWCAVVALERIHEGFWGKIEWFDVVHTVPKSYEFLRCLPVLV, encoded by the coding sequence ATGATCCCCAAAGAAGAAGTTGAGCCGCCGCAGAAAAAGGCCAAGCTTCCACCACCACCACCACCGCCACCACCGCCGCCGCTTAACCATCAACCATGTCTCTCCTTTTCTTCACTTCCAAACGATATCACTTTGAATTTCTTCGCACGTATCCCAAAATCTTATTACCCTAAAATCTCCCTCGTCTCCAAAACCTTTCGTTCTCTCCTCTCTTCCTCAGAGCTCTATGCCGCACGTTTTCAAATGGGAACCACCGTGACCTGCCTCTACATCTGTCTAGAGTACTCCACCGAGCACTTCACCGATCCATCTCCACGATGGTTCAGTCTCTATGTGAAACCTAAACGAAACCTAACCGATGGTAGAACTAGAGAGAAATCAAGTGGAAACCTCTTGGTTCCTGTTCCCAAACATTCTCCACCTCCTCCTCCTCCACATGCGTCTTCGACCATAATGACTGGCTCGCAAATCTACGTATTCGGTGGACCATTGGACGATAACGTAAGACGCTACTCCTCAGCTGTTCGGGTTTATGAGTGTAGGAATAAAACGTGGCGAAATCTTCCTAACATGAATATGGAGAGGTTCTATGCGTCTGCATGTGTCCACGACGACAAGATTTATGTAATGGGAGGATGTATAGCTCGGTCTATGCACGAAAGTTGGTTTGAGATGTTCGACATCAAGACACAGACCTGGAAAACCTTACCGCCGAATCCTGACCTTCATGTACGGTTGGGGTGCAAGAAGGTTCGCAAAATCGGTGTGGTGCATGAAAAGATTTACGTAAAGACTGAGATTGAGCTCCGTGATTGGGTCTATGATATGAAGGAAAAGAAATGGAGCGTTGCGGATGTGGGGTTGAGTGTAAATTGGTCGAACTCTTGGTGCGTGATAGACAATGTGATGTTTTCTTACTCTCGCTTGAGGTATGTGTGGTATGATTTAAAGAATGGCACGTGGAAAGATGTGAGAGGTTTGGAAGTGCTGAAGAAGTATCGTAGTTTTAGTAGTCATGTTAATCCGAATGGTAGAGTTGGTAGTGTGGTTGAATTAGTGAACTACGGTGGGAAACTCGTGATTATTTGGGATAGGTTTGAGCGGCGTGGTCGTAGTCAGAACAAGAACATCTGGTGTGCGGTGGTTGCGTTGGAAAGAATCCATGAAGGTTTTTGGGGGAAGATTGAGTGGTTCGATGTTGTGCATACTGTCCCCAAGTCATATGAGTTCTTGCGTTGTCTACCCGTTTTGGTTTGA
- the LOC106305584 gene encoding defensin-like protein 163, translated as MAKLVCTYLFISMIVMSAFLALPIADGADTRMCIVVEKLSKPCTFQECQPLCIQKYKGTGVCLGHNNSNCKCKYNC; from the exons ATGGCAAAACTAGTTTGTACGTATCTGTTCATCTCCATGATTGTTATGTCTG CCTTTTTGGCTTTGCCAATTGCAGATGGAGCGGATACAAGAATGTGTATTGTGGTCGAGAAGCTGAGCAAGCCATGCACTTTTCAAGAATGCCAACCACTTTGTATTCAGAAATACAAAGGGACTGGCGTTTGTCTCGGACATAACAACTCTAATTGCAAGTGCAAATATAATTGCTAA
- the LOC106302193 gene encoding uncharacterized protein LOC106302193 isoform X2, whose protein sequence is MSKSNHAGSVTGSDIIDAKIEEHQLCGSKKCPSCGHKLEGKPDWVGLPAGVKFDPTDQELMEHLEAKVLVKDIKSHPLIDEFIPTIEGEDGICYTHPEKLPGVTRDGLSRHFFHRPSKAYTTGTRKRRKIQTECDNNTQGSGSSGETRWHKTGKTRPVMVNGKQKGCKKILVLYTNFGKNRKPEKTNWVMHQYHLGTHEEEKEGELVVSKIFYQTQPRQCNWSSTSSLNAIGGGGGEVNSGGGGGEYHMRRDSGNTSGGSCSSSREILNVNHPNQSDEVGGVMAVPAAATAVPPGLPSYAMDQLSFVPFMKSFDEMARRETPQTGQATCEDVMAEQHRFRHHHHASSSATSNHGAHDHHHPQHHHQQQQRHHAFNISQRTHPISTIISPSTSLHHASINILDDNPYHVHRILLPNENYQIQQQHQEGEEEHNDGKMGARSASGLEELIMGCTSSTTHHDVKDGSSSMGNQQEAEWLKYSTFWPAPGSSDNQDHHG, encoded by the exons ATGAGCAAGAGTAATCATGCTGGTTCGGTGACGGGTTCCGATATAATAGATGCAAAGATCGAAGAACATCAACTTTGTGGATCCAAGAAGTGTCCCAGCTGCGGCCACAAGCTCGAGGGGAAACCA GATTGGGTTGGTTTACCCGCAGGAGTGAAATTTGACCCAACAGATCAGGAATTGATGGAACATTTAGAGGCAAAAGTCTTAGTTAAAGACATTAAATCTCACCCTCTCATTGACGAATTCATCCCCACCATTGAAGGAGAAGACGGCATTTGCTACACTCACCCCGAGAAACTTCCCG GAGTGACTAGAGATGGTTTAAGCAGACACTTCTTTCATAGACCATCAAAGGCGTATACGACGGGAACAAGAAAGAGAAGGAAGATTCAAACGGAATGTGACAATAATACGCAAGGAAGCGGTAGCTCCGGTGAGACGAGGTGGCATAAGACCGGTAAGACAAGACCGGTTATGGTAAACGGTAAGCAAAAAGGTTGTAAGAAGATATTGGTTTTGTATACCAATTTTGGTAAGAATCGGAAACCGGAGAAAACCAATTGGGTAATGCATCAATATCATCTGGGGACACATGAGGAAGAGAAAGAAGGAGAGCTTGTTGTGTCTAAGATCTTTTATCAGACTCAACCTAGGCAATGTAATTGGTCGTCTACGTCAAGCTTGAACGCTATAGGCGGTGGAGGCGGTGAAGTGAATAGCGGTGGAGGCGGCGGAGAGTATCATATGAGGAGAGATAGTGGAAATACTAGTGGTGGGAGTTGTTCTTCGTCTAGAGAGATTCTGAATGTCAATCATCCAAACCAATCTGATGAAGTAGGTGGCGTTATGGCTGTACCGGCTGCCGCTACGGCAGTTCCGCCTGGTCTCCCGAGTTATGCAATGGATCAACTTAGCTTTGTTCCTTTTATGAAGAGCTTCGATGAG ATGGCGAGGAGGGAAACTCCTCAGACTGGGCAAGCTACATGTGAAGATGTTATGGCAGAACAACATCGTTTTCGTCATCATCATCATGCATCATCCTCAGCAACATCAAATCATGGGGCTCATGATCATCACCATCCTCAACATCATCATCAGCAACAACAACGGCATCATGCATTCAACATAAGCCAGCGTACACATCCAATATCAACCATCATTTCTCCATCCACGTCGCTTCACCATGCCTCCATTAATATCCTTGACGATAATCCTTATCATGTTCATAGAATCTTGCTCCCTAATGAAAATTACCAG ATCCAACAACAACATCAAGAAGGAGAAGAAGAACATAATGATGGGAAGATGGGAGCAAGGTCAGCTTCTGGACTGGAAGAACTCATAATGGGCTGCACTTCTTCTACCACTCATCATGATGTAAAAGAT GGATCATCATCAATGGGGAACCAACAAGAAGCAGAATGGTTGAAGTACTCAACGTTTTGGCCAGCCCCTGGCTCTTCTGACAATCAAGATCATCATGGGTAA
- the LOC106305661 gene encoding F-box/kelch-repeat protein At5g39560-like translates to MTSEEVQPTQINKTVPESPSSFPSLPDEIIENILARVTRWKYPSLSLVSKGFHSLLSSREIYKTRSQIGANETCVYVWLKLPGHPCASWFSLRTKPNNQNQTKHKRKMRFKRDPSGFSVVPIASSPTDSFPELYYTKTVGPEIYIIGGPYVNKPSSSVRIFDCRSHTWRDGPKMTVARKHANTVVLDEKIYVMGGCDIDAYYANWIEVFDVKTQSWAAFPGPGVDELCNHFRKRRCYNVNVFEGRIYLLTGDKEYTYEPKDGTWKLVKEISSFLSDDSVEAWCEIGKVICCRTRSGYLMWSASENEGRVWREIKGLKKLRRHPTRGLKIGYVFALLDCGGKLLVMWDPYCISGIRSKKIWYAKISLESRCNGREVWGKVDCVDVLTFPVESYEGLDCLTASV, encoded by the coding sequence ATGACTTCGGAAGAAGTTCAACCAACCCAAATAAACAAGACGGTTCCTGAGTCACCGTCGTCGTTTCCATCGCTACCAGACGAAATCATAGAGAACATTCTTGCCCGTGTCACGAGATGGAAGTACCCATCGCTCTCTCTCGTCTCAAAGGGATTCCACTCTCTCTTATCATCTAGGGAGATCTACAAGACTCGATCTCAAATAGGAGCCAATGAAACATGCGTCTATGTCTGGTTAAAGTTGCCCGGTCACCCATGTGCGAGCTGGTTTAGCCTTCGGACGAAACCTAATAATCAAAACCAAACCAAGCATAAAAGGAAGATGAGGTTTAAGCGCGACCCGAGTGGATTTTCTGTTGTTCCTATAGCTTCCTCTCCTACCGATTCTTTTCCCGAACTATATTACACCAAAACGGTTGGTCCGGAAATCTACATAATCGGTGGACCCTACGTTAACAAACCGTCTTCCTCAGTTCGGATCTTCGACTGTCGGAGTCACACTTGGCGTGATGGCCCTAAGATGACCGTGGCTAGAAAGCATGCGAATACAGTTGTACTCGATGAGAAAATATATGTGATGGGAGGTTGCGATATTGACGCCTACTATGCCAACTGGATTGAGGTATTTGACGTAAAAACTCAGTCATGGGCAGCCTTTCCTGGTCCTGGCGTTGATGAGTTATGCAACCACTTTCGCAAAAGACGTTGCTATAATGTTAATGTGTTCGAAGGGAGAATTTACTTACTGACAGGTGATAAGGAATACACTTACGAGCCGAAAGATGGCACATGGAAACTTGTCAAAGAGATATCGAGTTTCCTATCCGATGATTCCGTGGAGGCTTGGTGTGAGATTGGGAAGGTAATATGTTGTCGCACTCGCTCCGGTTATTTAATGTGGTCTGCCTCTGAGAATGAGGGTAGAGTATGGAGAGAGATTAAGGGTTTGAAAAAATTGCGTAGGCACCCTACAAGAGGTTTAAAAATTGGGTATGTGTTTGCACTGTTGGACTGTGGTGGCAAACTTTTAGTTATGTGGGATCCGTATTGCATTTCTGGTATCAGAAGCAAGAAAATTTGGTATGCCAAGATTTCTTTAGAATCAAGATGCAATGGACGCGAGGTGTGGGGAAAAGTTGACTGTGTCGATGTGCTTACTTTTCCTGTCGAATCATATGAAGGGTTGGATTGTTTAACTGCTTCTGTTTGA
- the LOC106302193 gene encoding uncharacterized protein LOC106302193 isoform X1, with protein MSKSNHAGSVTGSDIIDAKIEEHQLCGSKKCPSCGHKLEGKPQDWVGLPAGVKFDPTDQELMEHLEAKVLVKDIKSHPLIDEFIPTIEGEDGICYTHPEKLPGVTRDGLSRHFFHRPSKAYTTGTRKRRKIQTECDNNTQGSGSSGETRWHKTGKTRPVMVNGKQKGCKKILVLYTNFGKNRKPEKTNWVMHQYHLGTHEEEKEGELVVSKIFYQTQPRQCNWSSTSSLNAIGGGGGEVNSGGGGGEYHMRRDSGNTSGGSCSSSREILNVNHPNQSDEVGGVMAVPAAATAVPPGLPSYAMDQLSFVPFMKSFDEMARRETPQTGQATCEDVMAEQHRFRHHHHASSSATSNHGAHDHHHPQHHHQQQQRHHAFNISQRTHPISTIISPSTSLHHASINILDDNPYHVHRILLPNENYQIQQQHQEGEEEHNDGKMGARSASGLEELIMGCTSSTTHHDVKDGSSSMGNQQEAEWLKYSTFWPAPGSSDNQDHHG; from the exons ATGAGCAAGAGTAATCATGCTGGTTCGGTGACGGGTTCCGATATAATAGATGCAAAGATCGAAGAACATCAACTTTGTGGATCCAAGAAGTGTCCCAGCTGCGGCCACAAGCTCGAGGGGAAACCA CAGGATTGGGTTGGTTTACCCGCAGGAGTGAAATTTGACCCAACAGATCAGGAATTGATGGAACATTTAGAGGCAAAAGTCTTAGTTAAAGACATTAAATCTCACCCTCTCATTGACGAATTCATCCCCACCATTGAAGGAGAAGACGGCATTTGCTACACTCACCCCGAGAAACTTCCCG GAGTGACTAGAGATGGTTTAAGCAGACACTTCTTTCATAGACCATCAAAGGCGTATACGACGGGAACAAGAAAGAGAAGGAAGATTCAAACGGAATGTGACAATAATACGCAAGGAAGCGGTAGCTCCGGTGAGACGAGGTGGCATAAGACCGGTAAGACAAGACCGGTTATGGTAAACGGTAAGCAAAAAGGTTGTAAGAAGATATTGGTTTTGTATACCAATTTTGGTAAGAATCGGAAACCGGAGAAAACCAATTGGGTAATGCATCAATATCATCTGGGGACACATGAGGAAGAGAAAGAAGGAGAGCTTGTTGTGTCTAAGATCTTTTATCAGACTCAACCTAGGCAATGTAATTGGTCGTCTACGTCAAGCTTGAACGCTATAGGCGGTGGAGGCGGTGAAGTGAATAGCGGTGGAGGCGGCGGAGAGTATCATATGAGGAGAGATAGTGGAAATACTAGTGGTGGGAGTTGTTCTTCGTCTAGAGAGATTCTGAATGTCAATCATCCAAACCAATCTGATGAAGTAGGTGGCGTTATGGCTGTACCGGCTGCCGCTACGGCAGTTCCGCCTGGTCTCCCGAGTTATGCAATGGATCAACTTAGCTTTGTTCCTTTTATGAAGAGCTTCGATGAG ATGGCGAGGAGGGAAACTCCTCAGACTGGGCAAGCTACATGTGAAGATGTTATGGCAGAACAACATCGTTTTCGTCATCATCATCATGCATCATCCTCAGCAACATCAAATCATGGGGCTCATGATCATCACCATCCTCAACATCATCATCAGCAACAACAACGGCATCATGCATTCAACATAAGCCAGCGTACACATCCAATATCAACCATCATTTCTCCATCCACGTCGCTTCACCATGCCTCCATTAATATCCTTGACGATAATCCTTATCATGTTCATAGAATCTTGCTCCCTAATGAAAATTACCAG ATCCAACAACAACATCAAGAAGGAGAAGAAGAACATAATGATGGGAAGATGGGAGCAAGGTCAGCTTCTGGACTGGAAGAACTCATAATGGGCTGCACTTCTTCTACCACTCATCATGATGTAAAAGAT GGATCATCATCAATGGGGAACCAACAAGAAGCAGAATGGTTGAAGTACTCAACGTTTTGGCCAGCCCCTGGCTCTTCTGACAATCAAGATCATCATGGGTAA
- the LOC106305591 gene encoding defensin-like protein 163: MAKLVCSCLFISMLVLSAFLALPSADGAEIRRCSVVLNLSKPCTFQECQPLCIQKYKGTGVCLGDNIKNSKCNCEYNC; this comes from the exons ATGGCAAAATTAGTTTGTTCGTGTCTGTTCATCTCCATGCTTGTTCTTTCTG CATTTTTGGCTTTGCCAAGTGCAGATGGAGCGGAGATAAGAAGGTGTAGTGTGGTGTTGAACCTAAGCAAGCCATGCACTTTTCAAGAATGCCAACCACTTTGTATTCAGAAGTACAAGGGGACTGGCGTTTGTCTCGGAGATAACATTAAGAACTCTAAATGCAATTGTGAATATAATTGCTAA
- the LOC106306740 gene encoding leucine-rich repeat extensin-like protein 6, with protein sequence MAKKKKGDDFKLLCLLLFLSGLIQTDASFGVGGGVGVGIGGGVVGGGGVWIGGGNGNTVPTTAPSSAVYNALQAWKAAITEDPSGVLKTWVGSDVCSYKGVFCSGQSITAIDLNHANLRGVLVKDLAYLSDLNILHLNSNRFYGQVPESIKDLDSLQELDLSNNRLSGPFPLVTIYIPNLVYLDLRFNSFSGFLPEALFNKRLDAIFLNNNQFEGEIPGNLGNSPASVINLANNKFSGEIPTSFGLTGSRVREVLLLNNQLTGCIPESVGMFSEIEVFDVSHNSLMGNVPDTISCLSEIEILNLAHNRFSGEVPDLVCSLRSLINLTVSFNFFSGISSGCSRVSFGFDFAGNCIPGRNSQRPEPDCSGYSGGGISCFRTPVQPLACAAISIGLKEKFSRYTSSHP encoded by the coding sequence ATGGCTAAGAAGAAGAAAGGCGACGACTTTAAGCTCCTCTGTTTGCTCTTGTTTCTATCCGGTTTGATTCAGACAGATGCTTCCTTTGGTGTAGGAGGCGGCGTTGGGGTCGGAATAGGCGGTGGTGTTGTCGGCGGCGGTGGAGTTTGGATTGGCGGCGGTAACGGGAACACCGTTCCAACAACAGCTCCAAGCAGCGCGGTTTACAATGCTCTTCAAGCTTGGAAAGCCGCCATTACAGAGGATCCTTCCGGTGTTCTGAAGACATGGGTTGGTTCAGATGTCTGTTCTTACAAAGGGGTTTTCTGCTCTGGTCAGTCTATAACCGCCATAGATCTTAACCATGCAAATCTCAGAGGCGTCCTCGTCAAAGACCTCGCTTACCTCTCCGACCTCAACATACTTCATCTCAACAGTAACAGATTCTACGGCCAAGTCCCAGAGTCCATCAAAGACTTGGACTCTCTCCAGGAGCTTGATCTCAGCAACAATAGACTCTCAGGTCCTTTCCCTTTAGTCACAATCTACATACCAAACCTGGTTTACCTCGACCTCCGGTTTAATAGCTTCTCAGGGTTCCTCCCTGAAGCTCTCTTCAACAAGAGACTAGACGCCATCTTCCTCAACAACAACCAGTTCGAAGGAGAGATCCCAGGGAACCTCGGAAACTCTCCTGCTTCTGTGATCAATCTCGCTAATAATAAATTCTCCGGCGAGATTCCGACGAGTTTCGGCCTCACCGGTTCGAGAGTGAGAGAGGTTCTGCTCTTGAATAACCAGTTAACCGGATGCATACCGGAATCTGTAGGAATGTTCTCGGAGATTGAAGTCTTTGACGTGAGCCACAACTCCTTGATGGGTAATGTCCCCGACACGATCTCATGCCTGTCGGAGATTGAAATTTTGAATCTTGCTCACAACAGATTCTCCGGGGAGGTTCCTGACTTGGTCTGCTCGTTGAGGAGCCTGATAAACCTCACGGTTTCGTTCAATTTTTTCTCCGGGATTAGCTCTGGATGCTCCAGGGTTAGCTTCGGGTTTGACTTCGCCGGGAACTGTATCCCCGGGAGAAACTCGCAGCGGCCGGAGCCTGATTGCTCTGGTTACTCCGGCGGGGGGATAAGCTGCTTCAGGACGCCGGTGCAGCCTCTGGCTTGCGCTGCGATAAGCATCGGACTCAAAGAGAAGTTCAGTCGCTACACTTCGTCTCATCCATGA
- the LOC106304846 gene encoding profilin-3-like: MTWQTYVDEHLMCDVGDGQGHHLTAAAIVGHDGSVWAQSANFPQFKAQEFTGIMKDFDEPGHLAPTGLFLAGAKYMVIQGEPGAVIRGKKGAGGITIKKTGQSCVFGIYEEPVTPGQCNMVVERLGDYLLEQDL; the protein is encoded by the exons ATGACGTGGCAAACTTACGTTGATGAGCATTTGATGTGTGATGTTGGAGATGGTCAGGGTCATCACCTAACCGCTGCAGCAATCGTTGGTCATGACGGTAGCGTTTGGGCTCAGAGCGCCAACTTCCCTCAG TTCAAGGCACAAGAGTTCACTGGTATAATGAAGGATTTTGATGAACCGGGTCACTTAGCCCCCACAGGGTTATTTCTAGCAGGGGCCAAGTACATGGTGATCCAAGGTGAGCCTGGTGCTGTAATCCGTGGCAAGAAG GGAGCAGGAGGCATAACCATAAAGAAAACAGGACAATCATGTGTGTTTGGGATCTATGAAGAGCCCGTGACACCAGGACAGTGCAACATGGTCGTCGAGAGGCTGGGTGATTACCTCCTCGAACAAGATCTCTAA